The Mesorhizobium koreense genome includes a window with the following:
- a CDS encoding SH3 domain-containing protein: MRGLVSLGKASALVLLCIGFASATITNPHGAASAVANVTLGPSGLPLPRFVSLKSGRVNARIGPSFSYPVAWLYLKEGLPVEILQEYDTWRKVRDADGAEGWINQSLLSGRRTGIIAPWQKGKDAELPLFAEPDKKASSVALIEPGVIGTIRSCNGQWCELDFSGRTGWMAQTLVWGAYPGELIKD, from the coding sequence GTGCGCGGTCTGGTCTCCCTCGGAAAAGCCTCAGCTTTGGTGCTTTTGTGCATCGGCTTCGCCTCCGCTACCATCACCAACCCGCATGGCGCGGCTTCGGCTGTCGCCAATGTCACGCTCGGGCCGAGCGGCCTGCCGCTGCCGCGCTTCGTCAGCCTCAAATCGGGGCGGGTAAACGCGCGGATCGGACCGAGCTTCAGCTATCCGGTGGCGTGGCTCTACCTGAAAGAGGGCCTGCCTGTGGAAATCCTGCAGGAATACGACACCTGGCGGAAGGTGCGCGATGCGGACGGTGCGGAAGGCTGGATCAACCAGAGCCTGCTGTCGGGCCGCCGGACGGGCATCATAGCCCCCTGGCAGAAGGGCAAGGATGCCGAGCTTCCGCTTTTCGCGGAGCCCGACAAGAAGGCGTCCAGCGTCGCCCTTATAGAACCCGGCGTGATCGGTACGATCCGCTCGTGCAACGGGCAGTGGTGCGAGTTGGATTTTTCGGGACGAACCGGATGGATGGCTCAGACGCTCGTATGGGGCGCCTATCCGGGCGAACTGATCAAGGATTGA
- the irrA gene encoding iron response transcriptional regulator IrrA produces MTLDALEETRQIERRVRDAGLRPTRQRVALANLLFAQGDRHLSAEELHEEAISAGVPVSLATVYNALHQFTEAGLLRILAVEGAKTYFDTNTSDHHHFFVEGENRLVDIDIEKGPVTVINLPPPPEGLEIANVDIVVRLRKKRQDKA; encoded by the coding sequence ATGACGTTAGACGCCTTGGAGGAAACGAGACAGATCGAGCGACGCGTCCGAGACGCCGGCCTGAGGCCGACGCGTCAGCGCGTAGCGCTGGCCAATCTCCTGTTTGCGCAGGGCGACAGGCATCTCTCGGCTGAGGAACTGCACGAAGAGGCGATCTCGGCGGGCGTTCCGGTGTCGTTGGCGACCGTCTACAACGCCCTGCATCAGTTTACCGAAGCCGGCCTGCTCAGGATCCTGGCCGTCGAAGGGGCGAAGACCTATTTCGACACCAACACTTCCGACCATCACCATTTTTTTGTGGAAGGCGAGAACCGGCTCGTCGATATCGACATCGAGAAGGGGCCGGTCACCGTCATCAACCTGCCGCCGCCGCCCGAGGGCCTCGAAATCGCCAATGTCGATATCGTCGTGCGCCTGCGCAAGAAGCGGCAGGACAAAGCCTGA
- the fabA gene encoding 3-hydroxyacyl-[acyl-carrier-protein] dehydratase FabA has protein sequence MIAGAKSSYDYEDLLSCARGELFGPGNAQLPAPPMLMFDRITDISETGGEFDKGYIRAELDIKPDLWFFPCHFIGNPVMPGCLGLDALWQMTGFFLGWLGEPGKGMALSTGEVKFKGMVTPTTKKVEYGVDFKRVMRGRLVLGIGDGWLKADGDPIYKATDLRVGLSKQGAE, from the coding sequence ATGATCGCAGGCGCCAAATCCAGTTACGACTATGAGGATCTGCTGAGCTGCGCTCGCGGCGAGCTGTTCGGGCCAGGAAACGCGCAATTGCCCGCACCGCCCATGCTGATGTTCGACCGTATCACCGATATCAGCGAGACCGGCGGCGAATTCGACAAGGGCTATATCCGCGCCGAACTCGATATAAAGCCGGATCTCTGGTTCTTCCCCTGCCATTTCATCGGTAACCCGGTGATGCCCGGCTGCCTCGGCCTCGACGCGCTGTGGCAGATGACGGGCTTTTTCCTCGGCTGGCTGGGCGAACCCGGCAAGGGCATGGCGCTGTCGACGGGCGAGGTCAAATTCAAGGGTATGGTGACGCCGACCACGAAAAAGGTCGAGTATGGCGTCGACTTCAAGCGTGTCATGCGCGGCCGCCTCGTCCTCGGCATCGGCGATGGCTGGCTTAAGGCGGATGGCGATCCCATCTACAAGGCAACCGACCTCAGGGTCGGCTTATCCAAACAGGGCGCGGAATAA
- the fabB gene encoding beta-ketoacyl-ACP synthase I, with product MRRVVVTGMGVVSPIGSNAGEVTTSLREAKSGITFSDEFAEHGFRCQVWGMPKLGPSELAEMVDRRAMRFLSKGGGWNHVAMQQAIDDAGLKEDEITNERTGIIMGSGGPSTSTIVEAADITRKNNSPKRVGPFAVPKAMSSTASATLATWFKIHGVNYSITSACSTSAHCIGNACELIQFGKQDRIFAGGHEELDWTMSNLFDAMGAMSSKFNDRPAEASRAYDIDRDGFVIAGGAGVLVLEELETAKARGAKIYAEIVGYGATSDGYDMVQPSGEGAMRCMRQALATVKQPVDYINTHGTATQVGDSREMSAIREVFGERLPHITSTKSLTGHSLGAAGVHESIYSILMMQAGFIGKSAHIETLDPEFEEMPVVLERIDNARIDTVLSNSFGFGGTNATLVFRRYSE from the coding sequence ATGAGACGGGTGGTTGTCACCGGCATGGGGGTCGTGTCGCCCATCGGCAGCAATGCCGGAGAGGTCACGACTTCCCTGCGTGAGGCGAAGTCGGGAATCACGTTCTCGGACGAATTCGCGGAACACGGTTTCCGTTGCCAGGTCTGGGGCATGCCGAAGCTCGGCCCTTCGGAGCTTGCCGAGATGGTCGATCGGCGCGCCATGCGCTTCCTGTCGAAGGGCGGGGGCTGGAATCACGTCGCCATGCAGCAGGCGATCGATGATGCCGGGCTCAAGGAAGACGAGATCACCAACGAGCGGACCGGCATCATCATGGGCTCGGGCGGGCCCTCGACCAGCACCATCGTCGAGGCGGCCGACATCACGCGTAAGAACAACAGCCCCAAGCGCGTCGGTCCCTTCGCCGTGCCGAAAGCCATGTCCTCCACAGCCTCCGCCACGCTTGCCACATGGTTCAAGATCCACGGCGTGAACTATTCCATCACCTCGGCCTGCTCGACGTCGGCACACTGCATCGGCAATGCCTGCGAGCTGATCCAGTTCGGCAAGCAGGACCGGATATTCGCCGGCGGCCATGAGGAATTGGACTGGACCATGTCCAACCTCTTCGATGCCATGGGCGCGATGTCGAGCAAATTCAACGACCGTCCCGCGGAAGCGTCCCGCGCCTACGATATCGATCGCGATGGCTTCGTCATCGCCGGCGGCGCCGGTGTGCTCGTGCTGGAGGAACTCGAAACGGCGAAAGCCCGCGGCGCGAAGATCTACGCCGAGATCGTGGGCTACGGCGCGACATCGGATGGTTATGACATGGTGCAGCCTTCCGGCGAAGGCGCGATGCGCTGCATGCGGCAGGCGCTGGCGACCGTCAAGCAGCCCGTCGACTATATCAACACCCACGGCACGGCGACGCAGGTCGGCGATTCGCGCGAGATGAGCGCGATCCGCGAGGTCTTCGGAGAGCGACTGCCCCATATCACCTCGACGAAATCGCTGACGGGACACTCCCTCGGCGCCGCCGGCGTGCATGAATCCATCTATTCCATCCTGATGATGCAAGCCGGCTTCATCGGAAAGAGCGCCCATATCGAAACGCTGGACCCTGAATTCGAAGAGATGCCGGTGGTTCTGGAACGGATCGACAACGCCAGGATCGATACGGTGCTGTCGAATTCCTTCGGTTTCGGCGGCACCAACGCGACGCTCGTATTCCGGCGCTATTCCGAATAG
- the fabI gene encoding enoyl-ACP reductase FabI, with protein sequence MEALMKGKRGLIMGVANDHSIAWGIARQLAEHGAELAFTYQGEAFGRRVKPLAEKLGTSLVVPCDVEDSASIDATFEALESAWGGLDFVVHAIGFSDKNELKGLYADTSRENFVRTMVISCYSFTEVARKAARLMNHGGSLVTLTYAGSVRVMPNYNVMGVAKAALEASVRYLASDYGPRGIRVNAISAGPVRTLAGAGISDARHMFSYQQRNSPLRRPITLEEVGGSALYLLSDLSSGVTGEIHYVDSGYHIVSMPTLDELKRTDVPSEQA encoded by the coding sequence ATGGAAGCATTGATGAAGGGAAAGCGGGGCCTGATCATGGGCGTCGCCAACGATCACTCGATCGCCTGGGGCATCGCCAGACAATTGGCGGAGCATGGCGCCGAACTCGCTTTCACCTATCAGGGCGAGGCGTTCGGCCGTCGCGTCAAGCCTTTGGCCGAGAAGCTCGGCACCTCGCTCGTCGTGCCCTGCGACGTGGAAGACAGCGCCTCGATCGACGCCACCTTCGAAGCACTGGAATCCGCGTGGGGCGGACTCGATTTCGTCGTCCACGCCATCGGCTTTTCCGACAAGAACGAGTTGAAGGGCCTCTATGCCGACACGTCGCGCGAGAATTTCGTGCGCACCATGGTGATCTCCTGCTACTCCTTCACCGAAGTCGCCCGCAAGGCCGCCAGGCTGATGAACCATGGCGGCAGTCTCGTTACGCTGACCTATGCGGGTTCCGTCAGGGTCATGCCGAACTACAACGTCATGGGCGTGGCCAAAGCGGCGCTGGAGGCAAGCGTGCGCTATCTTGCCAGCGACTACGGACCGCGAGGTATCCGCGTCAATGCCATCTCCGCGGGACCGGTGCGCACCCTGGCCGGCGCGGGCATTTCGGACGCGCGGCATATGTTTTCCTACCAGCAGCGTAATTCTCCGCTGCGCCGGCCCATAACGCTGGAAGAAGTCGGCGGCTCCGCGCTTTATCTCCTGTCCGACCTGTCGTCCGGGGTGACCGGTGAAATCCACTATGTCGATTCCGGGTACCACATCGTGTCGATGCCAACGCTCGACGAATTGAAGCGCACCGATGTGCCCTCCGAACAGGCATAA
- a CDS encoding putative bifunctional diguanylate cyclase/phosphodiesterase → MHSMTNPNRSTTFRLITIASSALSSFVLGLWALKFDFGAGPHDLSPETIGSMVAALCALSAGGAVLSYFAGIDESADYVFNETQVDKLTGLHARVAMIGKIAEASIAASRKGEPVFLIDIDIDRFKQINEAIGYGRADELIRAFARRLKENLPKRAEIGRIGAGQFCVLYPDRKAMPAMDSIVRNLIHTMMKPYQLDRHSQSVNISVGVVAIPKDGSDPTTLLRRSNLALQHARLGGHGNWAVYQPEMGEVADFRRWIEAELLTAFERGDFELYYQPQFDLTAGRIVGYEALLRWNHPEHGMIPPMEFVPIAEETGMIEPIGRWVLRTACHDALRLPEDCFVAVNISPVQFMNTEFIAVVRKALEESGLAPARLELEVTETAMMQDRGRAAKILEELTQIGISVAVDDFGTGYSNLSYLIDFSFHKLKIDKTFIDRLEADASSGAVVSTIVGLSRALGVHTIAEGVETESQATLLRAAGCEVVQGNFYGRPAPLAAASETTQDLAVATTIH, encoded by the coding sequence TTGCATTCCATGACAAACCCGAACCGAAGCACGACGTTTCGGCTCATCACTATCGCCAGTTCGGCGCTGAGCAGCTTCGTACTCGGGCTGTGGGCGCTGAAATTCGATTTCGGTGCCGGCCCTCACGATCTTTCCCCGGAGACCATCGGCTCGATGGTCGCAGCGTTGTGCGCGCTTTCCGCCGGCGGCGCCGTCCTGTCCTATTTCGCGGGCATCGATGAATCCGCAGACTACGTTTTCAACGAAACCCAGGTCGACAAGCTAACCGGGCTCCACGCGCGCGTCGCCATGATCGGCAAGATCGCGGAGGCCTCGATCGCGGCTTCGCGGAAGGGCGAGCCGGTCTTCCTGATCGACATCGATATCGACCGTTTCAAGCAGATCAACGAGGCCATAGGCTACGGGCGGGCCGACGAATTGATCCGTGCCTTTGCCCGACGGCTGAAGGAAAACCTGCCGAAGCGAGCCGAGATCGGCCGCATCGGGGCCGGACAGTTCTGCGTTCTCTATCCCGACCGCAAGGCCATGCCCGCCATGGACTCGATCGTCCGGAACCTCATCCATACGATGATGAAGCCCTACCAACTCGACAGACACTCGCAGTCGGTCAATATCTCGGTAGGAGTCGTCGCCATTCCCAAGGACGGCAGCGACCCGACGACGCTCCTGCGCCGCTCCAATCTGGCGCTCCAGCATGCCCGGCTCGGCGGCCACGGCAATTGGGCGGTGTACCAGCCGGAAATGGGCGAGGTAGCCGATTTCAGGCGCTGGATCGAGGCGGAGCTTCTCACCGCATTCGAGCGGGGAGACTTCGAGCTTTACTACCAGCCCCAGTTCGATCTTACCGCCGGCCGTATTGTCGGCTACGAGGCGCTCTTGCGCTGGAACCACCCGGAGCACGGCATGATCCCGCCGATGGAATTCGTTCCGATCGCGGAGGAAACGGGCATGATCGAGCCGATCGGACGTTGGGTGCTGCGCACCGCCTGCCATGATGCCCTGCGGCTGCCGGAAGACTGCTTCGTGGCCGTGAACATATCGCCGGTGCAGTTCATGAACACGGAATTCATCGCCGTGGTGCGCAAGGCGCTGGAGGAATCCGGACTGGCCCCGGCGCGGCTCGAACTGGAAGTGACCGAGACCGCGATGATGCAGGATCGCGGGCGTGCGGCGAAAATCCTGGAAGAACTGACTCAGATCGGTATCTCGGTCGCTGTCGACGATTTCGGCACCGGCTATTCGAACCTGAGCTATCTGATCGACTTCTCCTTCCATAAGCTCAAGATCGACAAGACCTTCATCGACCGGCTGGAGGCGGACGCCAGTTCTGGCGCGGTCGTCTCCACCATCGTCGGCCTGTCGAGGGCGCTCGGCGTCCACACGATCGCCGAAGGCGTCGAGACGGAAAGCCAGGCCACGCTCTTGAGGGCGGCGGGCTGCGAGGTGGTTCAGGGCAATTTCTACGGAAGGCCGGCTCCCCTTGCCGCCGCATCCGAAACGACACAAGATCTCGCGGTTGCCACGACGATCCATTGA